The Geobacter metallireducens GS-15 region AGCCAGGGAGGCACTGGCCATCAAGCAGAAGCAGCTTGAAGACCTGAATCTCTCCCTTGAACAACGGGTTGCCGAACGCACCGCGGAACTGGAGCGCCTGAACCGGGAGCTGGAGAGCTTCTGCTACTCCATCTCCCACGAAATACAGGCGCCGATTGCCCGGCTGGATGGTTTCAGCACGGCAATTGCCGAGTCCGCCAGGGATGCCGGCTCTAACGAGGTGCTCTATCTGGCGGAAAGGCTCGGGGTGGCAAGCCGGAAGTTGAGAGACGTCATTGACAGCCTGCTGGTTATCTATCGCCTTGGGAGCACCGAGATGGAGATGGTGCCGGTGGATCTCTCTCAGCTTTGCGGCCAGATATTTGACGAACTGCGGGAACATGAACGCACGATCAAGGTTACCATTGCCCCGGACGTGGTGGTGCAGGGTGATCACCGGATGCTTGAAACCTGCATTCGGCACCTTCTGGAGAATGCAGTGAAATACAGCGCCAGGAATCCGGAAGCGGCAGTCGAGTTCGGGGAAATAATACAGACGGGGGAAGCGGTCTTTTTTGTAAGGGACAACGGTGTGGGGTTCGACATGGCATTTGCCGGCAAGCTCTTCGAGCCTTTCTGCCGCCTCCATTGCGAGTCCGAGTTCGAGGGGAGCGGCACGGGCCTTCCTACCGTGCAGCGGATCATCGAACGGCACGGCGGGAGAATCTGGGCCGAGGCCACCCCGGGAAATGGGGCAACGTTCTTCTTTACTCTCGGCTGACGCGAACCACCATACAAACAGAGGCCGTCACCCCTTCACGGATGACGGCCCCATTAATTCTGCGGCAGGCGGATTGCCGGGCTTTCTAGCGGCTCTTCACCTCGGCCCTTTCCCCGAAGCTCTCCTTAACCCCTTTGGCCATGCCGAGCATGGTGAGAACTGCCGGGACCAGCTGGGCCACGATGATCAGGGCGCAGAACCCGAGGAAAATCCACACGAACACGCCGCTGTTGTCTTCCCGCGCTCCCGATGCCGCCAGGGCCGACGTTACGCTCCCCATTACCAGTGCCAGTGTGCCGGCTGCAGTTCTCGCTCTCATGGCCGTCTCCTTTCTCATCGTATTCGTATTGTGCCGGTCTCTGACCGGGTTGTTTCCGAAACCTAGCGGGCACCTTCCTCTTCCTTGGCCGAGAAGAGCCCCTTCACCATGGAACCGAGCAGGACGATTGCCGGGATGGTCTGGAAGGCGACGACGGCGACGCCCAGGGCCAGGAACAGCGGGGCGAGGAATCCCCCTTCGTCGGCGGCTGCGCCGCTGGCGGCAAGGGCAGAAGAAGCGGTGGCTATCGTAACGATCAGGGCGTTGGCTATGGCTTTCATGGCATCCTCCTTGTTTTCCGGTGCTAACTGATTGCTTTTGTCTTTTACATAGCATCGGGTATGCCAGCAGGATGAAAAAACTTTATTAATTTGTAACCCACTACAATAATTAAGGAATTATTTGTGGCCTGGGATTGAAAAGGTATTGCGGTCGAGAGTGTTTGTATAGGGGGGACATACAAACGCGGGGGGATGAAACTCATCCTCCCGCGAAAATTTTACGTAACATACTGATATTACAGAATATTACCCATCGGTACCTGGTGCATATAAAAAGGATACGCCGCATGGACAAAAACAGCCGGCAACGATGACGCCCCTGCGGAAATCAGAACGAAACCCTTTCGGGTACCCCGTTCATCCTCTTCAGAACCTGTTGGACCTTGTTCCAGTCTATTCTCTCCTCGACGTGCTGCTCCTGCGCGATGCTCTTCACCTGTTCATCGAGATTCTCGTAGCGGTTGTAAATGTCCCGGTGCACTTCAAGGAACACCTGTCCCTCGGCAACCGTCATCTTTACCGGCTCGTAAATAATCTCTCCGGTGGTCTCCTCTGTCACGGAATTGAAGAAATCCTCCATGAATTCGGGAAAAACCCTGATGCAGCCATGGCTGCTGAAACTGTAGACCGATTCGGGCGCGTTAGTGCTGTGGATAAGAATTCCTGGTATCGACGTTTTCAGGGCGTATTTCCCGAGAGGGTTTTTCTTCCCCGGCGGGACAATGGTTTTCACCTCCTTCCCCCGCTCCTTCATCTCCTTCCGGATGGAGGGGGGGACACGCCAGGTGGGATCCTTCACCTTTCCGATGATCCGAAAATTGCCGGTCGGCGTATGCCAGTCGCGCTTTTCGGGATCATTTACCGGTTTCGGTTTTCCCACGGCGACAGAAAGCACCCGGTCAACCTCTCCGTTACGGAAATAGTAGAGAGTGCGATCAGGGATGTTTATGACAATGCCGTCGTCGATCTGGCGGGGGACAATCCGGCGGGTGTCGACACGCAGCACCTGTCCGGCCCTGAGGGGTTTCTGGGGGTCGATCCGGTTGAGCTGCGCCAGCCGCCGCCAGCTGACCCCGAATTTAGCGCCGATATAGCGCAGGCTTTCACCCTTGCCAACAGTGTAGGAGAATCTCTTGCCGATGATCACAGAAGACCGTGGTCTGGCGGTTTCGGTCGCTTCGGCCGGTTCCCCCCTCTCCACGGAGCGCATTTCACCGGGCTGCGGTTCGGCCGGCTCAACAGGCGCAGGCGCCGATTGGGGATGGAGATGCTCGGTGGGAGGGGCCATAGCCGGGCTTGCAGGAGCAGGGGGGGGCAAGGGGGAGACGCTGTCCATCGCCGGAGGGGGGAGTTGGTCATCCCAATCAGCGGTCTGCTTCGACACCGCGTCCCGGCTCGACGGCTGTGGTTCGTCCTTTTCTGCCTGGGCCAGCTCCAGTCGCTCAGAGAGAAGCTTTGCCTTGCCGGCGGCCAGATCGAACAGAACCTCTGCCCGCTTGCGTTCACCCCTGGCCAGGTGGGATTCCGCCCGGGCCACGGTCTCCTCGATGTTCCAGTACTCCTGGCGCGAAATACTGGAGGCAGACCGCTGCCGCAGCCCGGAAAGCTCCGTCAATGCCCGTTTTTTAGCAGTGGGAGGCGTCGAACATCCCGCAAAGAGAACTGCCGCCGCCAGAAAGGAAACCGTACCTCCCATCCCGACGCCGACCCGGCACATTAATGAGACTCTCTGTGCTGCATTTCCAGACAAGACCTCGTCCCCCTTCATCCGCATACCATACAACAATCCGTATACCACGGAACATTGCACGGTAACAAGGGATGCTTACGACCACTACAGGAGTCTGGCAGTGGATGCCGACACTGATGGCAACGCCGTGATTCTGTGCCCTTGCCAGGGGACGGACATTCATGATAGTTCTGTTTCAAGCGGCATCACCATGCCGCCTTTTACGTTGCACCGCGAAAAAGGAACAATCATGAACGAGACCGGTTTCCTCATTGACACCCATGCCCACATCGACGGTCACGACTTTGTCGCCGACTTCGACGAGGTGCTTGGCCGCGCCGCCGAGGCGGGGCTCTCCCATATCATCACCGTCGGCGCAGACCTTGAGTCGAGCCAGGCCGCCTGCGAACTGGCCCGCAAGCACGACCACATCTACTGCGCCGTGGGGGTCCACCCCCACGACGCCTCGCGGGTGACCGAACGCTGCTACCAAGTCATTCGAGAGTTGGCCCAGGGGAACCCGAAGGTGGTAGCCATCGGCGAGATCGGCCTCGACTTCTACCGGGATCGCTCCCCCCGCGACGAGCAGGA contains the following coding sequences:
- a CDS encoding L,D-transpeptidase family protein; translation: MGGTVSFLAAAVLFAGCSTPPTAKKRALTELSGLRQRSASSISRQEYWNIEETVARAESHLARGERKRAEVLFDLAAGKAKLLSERLELAQAEKDEPQPSSRDAVSKQTADWDDQLPPPAMDSVSPLPPPAPASPAMAPPTEHLHPQSAPAPVEPAEPQPGEMRSVERGEPAEATETARPRSSVIIGKRFSYTVGKGESLRYIGAKFGVSWRRLAQLNRIDPQKPLRAGQVLRVDTRRIVPRQIDDGIVINIPDRTLYYFRNGEVDRVLSVAVGKPKPVNDPEKRDWHTPTGNFRIIGKVKDPTWRVPPSIRKEMKERGKEVKTIVPPGKKNPLGKYALKTSIPGILIHSTNAPESVYSFSSHGCIRVFPEFMEDFFNSVTEETTGEIIYEPVKMTVAEGQVFLEVHRDIYNRYENLDEQVKSIAQEQHVEERIDWNKVQQVLKRMNGVPERVSF